The sequence CGGCGCCGACCTCGCCCGGGACACGAGCGCCCGGATCGCCGTCGCCGTCGCCGCCTTCGTCCTCGCCTCCTCGCTCGTCTACGTCGTCAACGACCTCGCCGACATCGAACGAGACCGCCGCCACCCCGTGAAACGCCACCGGCCACTCGCCTCCGGACGGGTCGCCCCGCGGACCGCGGTGGGTCTCGCGCTGCTCCTCGCCGCCCTGCTGGTGCCCGTCCTGGCCGTCGCCGGACCGGGCGTCGCCGCACCCGTCCTGCTCTACCTCGGCGTCAACGCCGCCTACAGCTGGCGGCTCAAGCACCTCCCGCTGCTGGACGTCTTCGTGGTCGCCACCGGCTTCGTGCTCCGCCTGCTCGGCGGCTACGGGGCCAGCGGACGCCCGCTCTCCGCCTGGCTGGTCCTCACCGTGCTCACCCTCTGCCTGGTCCTCATCGTCGGCAAACGGCGTCACGAACTCGGCGTCGCCGGCAGCGGCCACCGGCCCGCCCTGGTCGGCTACTCGGCGCACTTCCTCGACCTGGTGCTGGTGCTCTGCTCCGGACTCACCGTCGTCGGCTACCTGCTCTACCTGCGCACCGAGTCCGGCTACGAGACCGGCGCCCTGCTCACCGCGCCGCTGGCCCTGTTCGCCCTGTTCCGCTACCTGCAGATCGTCGTCGTGCACGCCGAGGGCGGCAACCCCGTGCACACCCTGCTGCGCGACCGGGCCATGCTGGCCACCGCCGTGCTCTGGGCCGCCCTCCTGCTCACGTTCCAACTCACCTGAAACACGAGCCCGTTGACCTCCAGCCGTTCCGAACGAGGAGCCATGCCCACCACACCGCTCGTCTCGGTGGTCGTGCCGATGTACAACGACAGCCGCACCGTCGACCTCTGCCTCGGCTCCGTCCTCGCCCAGAGCCACCCCGTGCACGAGGTGATCGTCGTCGACGACGCCAGCACCGACGACTCCGCCGCGCTCGCCGCCGCCCACCCCGTCACCCTGGTCCGCGCCGAACACAACGGCGGACCCGGCGCCACCCGCAACCTCGGCGTCGAACACGCCACCGGCGACATCGTCCTCTTCCTCGACGCCGACCTCGCGATGCACCCCGACGCCGTCGCCGAAGCCGTCGCCGTCTTCGCCGAACACCCCGAGTACGGCGCCGTGTTCGGCGTCCCCGACAAGGAACCGCTGTTCCCCGAGGGCCCGGTCGGCCAGTACCGCATCCTCCAGTACCACTACTGGCGCAAGAGCGCCGAAGGACTCGTCAGCGGCGGCTTCTACGCCCTCGGGGC comes from Streptomyces sp. TLI_053 and encodes:
- a CDS encoding UbiA prenyltransferase family protein codes for the protein MTSLSEQSSQHETARPEGPPGPEGPPGPARRTAGPSRLPAPLALLRPGQWPKNILVVPLPLLGADLARDTSARIAVAVAAFVLASSLVYVVNDLADIERDRRHPVKRHRPLASGRVAPRTAVGLALLLAALLVPVLAVAGPGVAAPVLLYLGVNAAYSWRLKHLPLLDVFVVATGFVLRLLGGYGASGRPLSAWLVLTVLTLCLVLIVGKRRHELGVAGSGHRPALVGYSAHFLDLVLVLCSGLTVVGYLLYLRTESGYETGALLTAPLALFALFRYLQIVVVHAEGGNPVHTLLRDRAMLATAVLWAALLLTFQLT